In the Gossypium raimondii isolate GPD5lz chromosome 9, ASM2569854v1, whole genome shotgun sequence genome, one interval contains:
- the LOC105800380 gene encoding uncharacterized protein LOC105800380 produces the protein MAKRSNRRPVRNEKERLGCMWGLISMFDFRNGRSTQRLLSDRRQGNKKAAVGTGNLGNKLDMLTSSGEKCPRTRDGEEKAKVVNACNPSVKKLLEEEMSGKQVVKNEVNNTEFEAKQFDSVQGDDGRKNRKRKNKTRKKSSGTSLDIDAAENLLSEVSCQDKSEQPQPTSSLDMDSLMKEFSRQIHRKRINCVNHDQPAEDHMQPNPKSSCFEERLSEVIKFLVSQKLIDKNQLTDDGELQASKEVMDVLRISSLDEELFLKLLRDPNSLVKYVRNMPDSQLKDEESKPRAVSKFPDNIHVGLRQLNEPVNTKQRNFFRRKSKSQDGNNISEASSKIVILKPGPITSETGSSFGSSPESRYTIRHKEPNEKVGSHYFLSEIKRKWKHAMGREQQRNPTDGISGRLSSEQQRSGNNGGVKEHIGMSSPTKDHFFIERIARPSFGVKKGEKPSKLKGFELGTESETTDFSQHYNLYIEAKKHLSEMILNGDKNVDLSCQKVSKSLGRILSLPEYNLSPFGSPRRNSESSFTTAQMRFTGCDKFQNVNENDQQNYVSHLSQVTAEEPESQLCFSDDKASDEVQGGVNIVEDDNMVLGESKQSDASFETSGSSISRDDDTPKVCIEQQYPECLKEDSSEVDHQLFSPLESPPNSLVTKKVEGLESVNDTQERPSPVSVLEPIFTDDVISPSSIRSRSGETTIQPLRIRFEEHGSIAANQSNCIKTCVDDEESIFDHVKALLQPSTFNWDELYIRSLSSELLLDPMLLDEVEYFPNQLCNDQKLLFDCINEVLMEVCGYYYSSLGVSFVKPKIRPIPNTKNTIQKVWEGVHWHLLPMPLPRTLDQIVRKDVAKTETWMDLRLDTDCIGFEMGEVILEDLVEDTITGYMSEALGGECNAEELHD, from the exons ATGGCCAAAAGATCAAATAGGCGCCCTGTGCGAAATGAGAAAGAACGGTTAGGCTGTATGTGGGGCTTGATTAGTATGTTTGACTTCCGCAACGGTAGATCAACTCAGAGACTGCTTTCCGATAGAAGGCAAGGGAACAAGAAGGCAGCTGTTG GTACAGGAAATTTGGGAAATAAACTTGACATGTTGACTAGTTCTGGTGAGAAATGTCCTAGAACTCGT GATGGTGAAGAGAAAGCAAAAGTGGTCAATGCATGTAACCCGAGTGTGAAGAAACTTCTTGAAGAAGAAATGTCGGGAAAGCAAGTTGTGAAGAATGAGGTAAATAATACTGAATTTGAAGCAAAGCAGTTTGATTCTGTGCAAGGAGACGATGGAAGGAAGAACcggaaaagaaaaaacaaaactcGCAAGAAAAGTTCCGGTACCAGTCTTGATATAGATGCTGCTGAGAACCTTTTATCTGAAGTGTCGTGTCAGGATAAATCCGAGCAACCACAACCTACAAGCAGTCTTGATATGGACAGTCTAATGAAAGAGTTTAGTCGGCAAATTCATCGGAAAAGAATCAATTGTGTGAATCATGACCAGCCTGCTGAAGATCATATGCAGCCAAACCCGAAGAGCTCTTGTTTCGAAGAAAGGTTAAGTGAGGTAATAAAGTTCTTAGTGAGTCAGAAGCTTATCGACAAGAATCAACTTACTGATGATGGGGAACTCCAAGCCTCGAAAGAAGTCATGGATGTGCTCCGAATTTCGAGTTTAGATGAGGAGTTGTTTTTGAAACTTCTACGAGATCCAAACTCGTTGGTGAAATATGTTCGAAACATGCCGGATTCTCAGttaaaagatgaagaatctaAGCCTCGTGCTGTGTCCAAGTTTCCTGACAACATTCATGTTGGTTTAAGACAATTAAATGAGCCTGTTAATACAAAACAACGTAATTTCTTTAGAAGAAAGTCAAAGTCTCAAGATGGCAATAACATTTCTGAAGCTTCTagtaaaatcgtaattttgaaGCCTGGGCCGATAACTTCAGAAACTGGAAGCAGCTTTGGATCATCACCGGAATCTCGGTACACCATAAGACATAAAGAGCCGAATGAAAAAGTTGGTTCCCACTATTTTCTTTCTGAAATCAAAAGAAAGTGGAAACATGCCATGGGAAGGGAGCAACAAAGAAACCCCACCGATGGTATATCCGGAAGATTATCAAGCGAGCAACAAAGGTCAGGGAACAATGGAGGAGTTAAGGAACATATTGGGATGAGTTCTCCAACTAAAGATCACTTCTTTATCGAAAGAATCGCGAGGCCATCTTTCGGTGTCAAAAAAGGAGAAAAGCCAAGCAAGCTAAAAGGCTTCGAATTAGGCACAGAATCTGAGACTACTGACTTTTCCCAGCATTATAACCTCTATATCGAGGCGAAGAAACATTTATCTGAGATGATACTAAATGGGGATAAAAATGTGGATCTTTCATGCCAAAAGGTTTCTAAATCCTTGGGGAGGATTCTTTCTCTCCCGGAGTATAACTTGTCCCCTTTTGGCAGCCCCAGGAGGAACTCAGAATCTAGTTTTACAACTGCACAGATGAGATTTACTGGCTGTGACAAATTCCAGAATGTGAATGAAAACGATCAGCAAAACTATGTCAGCCATCTAAGTCAAGTAACAGCAGAGGAACCGGAGAGCCAGCTTTGCTTTTCGGATGACAAAGCCAGTGATGAAGTCCAAG GTGGTGTGAATATTGTTGAAGACGACAATATGGTTCTGGGGGAAAGCAAGCAGTCAGATGCTTCTTTTGAGACAAGCGGCTCTTCAATTAGTAGAGATGACGATACACCTAAAGTTTGCATTGAACAACAATATCCTGAATGCTTGAAAGAG GATTCATCTGAAGTGGACCATCAGCTGTTTTCTCCATTAGAGTCTCCACCAAATTCATTAGTCACcaaaaaggttgaaggtctagAGAGTGTTAATGATACACAGGAGCGGCCAAGTCCTGTATCTGTTCTTGAGCCAATATTCACCGATGATGTTATCAGCCCGTCCAGCATCAGATCACGATCTG GTGAAACAACCATACAACCGCTAAGAATTCGGTTTGAAGAACATGGATCTATAGCCGCTAATCAAAGTAATTGTATCAAAACTTGTGTGGATGATGAGGAATCGATATTCGACCATGTAAAAGCCTTGCTGCAACCCTCAACCTTCAACTGGGATGAACTCTACATCAGGTCGCTTTCTTCCGAACTTCTCCTTGACCCAATGCTGCTTGACGAGGTAGAATACTTCCCAAACCAGCTTTGCAACGACCAAAAGCTGCTCTTTGACTGCATTAATGAAGTTCTCATGGAGGTTTGCGGGTACTATTATAGTTCCCTGGGTGTCTCATTTGTTAAACCTAAAATCCGTCCAATCCCGAACACGAAAAACACCATTCAAAAGGTCTGGGAAGGAGTACACTGGCATTTGCTCCCAATGCCGCTACCTCGGACCTTGGACCAGATAGTCAGAAAAGACGTGGCTAAGACAGAAACATGGATGGACCTCCGACTCGACACTGATTGTATCGGCTTTGAGATGGGTGAAGTCATCCTTGAAGATTTAGTGGAAGACACCATAACAGGCTACATGAGTGAAGCTCTTGGAGGTGAATGTAATGCTGAAGAACTACATGACTAA
- the LOC105800381 gene encoding alkaline ceramidase: protein MEDGFSSFWGPVTSTDRCEKNYVHSSYIAEFFNTISSIPGILFALIGLINALRQRFEKRFSVLHISNMILSIGSMLYHATLQRVQQQGDETPMVWEMLLYFYILYSPDWHYRSTMPTFLFFYGVGFAIAHALIRFEIGFKVHYIVLCLLCIPRMYKYYIYTKDNYAKRLAKLYIATLFLGSICWLMDQVLCKEISHWYFNPQGHALWHVFMSFNSYFANTFLMFCRAEQRRWDPKIVHFFGVFPYVKIQKPKSQ, encoded by the exons ATGGAAGATGGATTTTCAAGCTTCTGGGGTCCTGTCACATCCACTGATCGGTGTGAGAAAAATTATGTTCACTCATCTTACATTGCGGAGTTTTTCAACACTATATCCAGTATACCAGGCATTCTTTTTGCACTCATTGGCCTTATAAATGCCCTGAGACAACGATTTGAGAAGAGGTTTAGTGTCCTTCACATATCTAATATGATACTTTCCATTGGGAGCATGTTATACCACGCCACACTACAACGCGT gCAACAGCAAGGTGATGAAACTCCAATGGTGTGGGAAATGCTTCTATACTTTTACATCCTCTATTCACCGGACTGGCACTATCGGAGTACAATGCCTACTTTCCTGTTCTTTTATGGAGTCGGGTTTGCAATAGCCCACGCTCTCATCCGCTTCGAAATTGGCTTCAAGGTGCATTACATCGTTCTCTGCCTTCTCTGCATCCCTCGAATGTACAAATACTACATCTACACTAAAGATAACTATGCGAAGCGGCTTGCAAAGCTATATATAGCAACTTTGTTCCTGGGAAGCATATGTTGGCTTATGGACCAGGTATTGTGCAAGGAGATATCTCATTGGTACTTCAACCCTCAAGGTCATGCTCTATGGCATGTCTTCATGAGCTTCAATTCATATTTCGCCAACACGTTCCTGATGTTTTGTCGTGCTGAGCAGCGAAGATGGGATCCAAAAATCGTCCACTTCTTTGGTGTTTTCCCTTATGTCAAGATTCAAAAGCCAAAGAGCCAGTGA
- the LOC105800382 gene encoding methionine--tRNA ligase, cytoplasmic yields the protein MGDPNQMAPKLPVAGKRNVLITSALPYVNNVPHLGNIIGCVLSADVFARYCRLRGYNAIYICGTDEYGTTTETKAVEENCTPQEICDKYHALHKEVYDWFDISFDKFGRTSSPEQTEVCQAIFKKLWENNWLTEKPMQQLFCDTCQRFLADRLVEGTCPDGGCNYNSARGDQCEKCGKLLNPTELKEPRCKACQNTPRIRDTRHLFLELPLLKDKLVEYINKMSVDGSWSQNAINTTQAWLTEGLKARCITRDLKWGVPVPHENFKDKVFYVWFDAPIGYVSITKCYTSDWEKWWKNPENVELFQFMGKDNVPFHTVMFPSTLLGTRENWTLMKSISVTEYLNYEAGKFSKSKGIGVFGNDVKDTKIPVEVWRYYLLTNRPEVSDTLFTWDDLQAKLNNELLSNLGNFINRVLSFIAKPPGQGYGSIIPDSPTAESHPLTKALSEKVGKHVEQYIEAMEKVKLKQGLRTAMSLSGEGNAYLQESQFWKLYKEDQPSCSIVMRTAVGLVHILACLLEPFIPSFSVEVFKQLNLPPQAQISLCDEKGDIDKASRPWEIIPAGHKIGDPKPLFEELKTERVEELRQQYAGSQADRRARAEADAAKTAEQLKKTKISDSKKEKAKKSSANSKEKPTAEPEISITRLDIRVGKIIKAQKHPDADSLYVEEIDVGEAQPRTVVSGLVKYIPLEEMQDRMVCVLCNLKPATMRGIKSHAMVLAASNNDHTKVELVEPPKSAKVGERVTFPGFTGEPDDVLNPKKKVWETLQVDLHSDANLVACYKDIPLTTSAGICKVSSITNGSIR from the exons ATGGGAGACCCAAATCAGATGGCTCCGAAGCTTCCAGTCGCTGGGAAACGCAACGTCCTCATCACCAGCGCCTTGCCTTACGTCAACAACGTCCCTCATCTCGGCAACATCATCGGAT GTGTCTTAAGCGCCGACGTTTTTGCTCGCTATTGCCGGTTGCGAGGCTATAATGCTATATATATTTGTGGAACCGATGAGTACGGAACAACGACGGAGACTAAAGCCGTGGAAGAGAATTGTACTCCTCAAGAGATTTGTGacaa gtATCATGCACTTCATAAGGAAGTTTATGATTGGTTTGATATAAGTTTCGATAAGTTTGGAAGAACATCGAGTCCGGAACAAACTGAAGTTTGCCAAGCAATTTTCAAGAAGCTATGGGAGAACAATTGGCTTACGGAGAAACCAATGCAACAG CTTTTTTGTGATACATGCCAACGATTCCTGGCTGATCGGCTTGTGGAAGGAACCTGTCCAGATGGAGGGTGTAACTACAATTCTGCTCGTGGAGATCAATGTGAAAAGTGCGGGAAGCTTTTGAATCCTACTGAACTAAAAGAACCTAGGTGCAAG GCCTGCCAAAATACTCCACGCATTCGTGACACAAGGCACTTATTTCTTGAGCTTCCTTTGCTAAAGGATAAATTAGTTGAGTACATCAACAAAATGTCAGTTGATGGTTCTTGGAGCCAAAATGCTATTAATACAACACAAGCTTGGCTCACAGAAGGACTTAAAGCTCGGTGTATTACCAGAGACTTGAAGTGGGGGGTTCCTGTTCCACACGAGAATTTTAAGGACAAG GTTTTCTATGTCTGGTTTGATGCACCTATTGGATATGTCTCAATTACTAAATGCTACACATCTGATTGGGAAAAATGGTGGAAAAATCCTGAAAATGTGGAGCTGTTTCAGTTCATGGGAAAAGACAATGTACCATTTCATACT GTGATGTTTCCATCAACTCTTCTTGGGACCCGTGAAAACTGGACATTGATGAAAAGCATCAGTGTTACAGAGTATTTAAATTACGAAGCTG GGAAGTTCTCCAAGAGTAAAGGCATAGGAGTTTTtggcaatgatgtaaaggataCAAAAATACCTGTAGAAGTGTGGAGATATTACTTGTTAACCAATAGACCTGAG GTTTCTGACACCTTGTTTACATGGGACGACTTGCAAGCAAAACTGAATAATGAGTTGCTTAGTAATTTGGGCAACTTCATCAATCGAGTGTTGAGCTTTATTGCAAAACCTCCTG GTCAAGGATATGGTTCCATTATTCCTGATTCTCCAACTGCTGAGTCACATCCCTTGACAAAGGCTTTAAGTGAGAAAGTTGGTAAACATGTAGAGCAATATATTGAAGCCATGGAGAAG GTGAAATTAAAGCAAGGATTAAGAACTGCAATGAGCCTCTCAGGTGAAGGAAATGCATATCTGCAA GAAAGCCAATTTTGGAAGCTTTACAAAGAAGACCAACCTTCTTGTTCAATTGTTATGAGAACTGCAGTGGGGCTAGTGCATATTCTTGCATGCCTATTGGAACCTTTTATTCCATCTTTTTCTGTTGAG GTATTTAAGCAACTTAATTTGCCTCCTCAAGCACAAATTTCCCTTTGTGATGAGAAAGGAGACATCGATAAGGCTTCAAGACCGTGGGAGATAATACCAGCTGGGCATAAAATTGGAGATCCAAAACCTTTATTTGAGGAACTG AAAACTGAAAGAGTTGAAGAGCTAAGGCAACAATATGCCGGAAGTCAAGCTGATAGGCGTGCAAGGGCAGAAGCCGATGCTGCAAAGACTGCTGAGCAactgaagaaaacaaaaatttcag ATAGCAAGAAAGAGAAGGCTAAGAAATCTTCAGCCAACTCTAAAGAAAAGCCCACTGCTGAACCGGAAATTTCCATCACAAGACTCGATATTCGGGTTGGCAAGATTATAAAAGCTCAAAAGCATCCCGATGCTGATTCTCTGTATGTTGAAGAGATCGATGTGGGTGAAGCCCAGCCTCGAACAGTTGTTAGTGGGCTCGTGAAATATATTCCTTTGGAAGAGATGCAG GACCGGATGGTTTGTGTTCTTTGTAATTTGAAGCCCGCAACCATGCGCGGTATAAAATCACATGCAATGGTTCTTGCAGCTTCGAACAATGACCACACCAAG GTGGAATTGGTTGAACCACCAAAGTCGGCCAAGGTCGGAGAGCGAGTTACCTTTCCTGGTTTCACGGGCGAGCCTGATGATGTGTTAAACCCAAAGAAAAAGGTTTGGGAAACTCTACAAGTGGATCTCCACAGTGATGCAAATCTGGTGGCCTGTTATAAAGATATTCCTTTGACCACATCTGCTGGGATTTGCAAAGTTTCCTCCATTACCAATGGGTCAATTAGATAA
- the LOC105800383 gene encoding uncharacterized protein LOC105800383 — MSRCFPFPPPGYEKKARIENEDLLKKEKEKEKKHKKEKKDKDKDKDKEKREKKEKKEKDKSDGKHKDKKDKKEKHRDKKKEKDRDKEKDRSNISDEKKFHGLPGGQNGEKISDEKILPGKSEGQSGDKFIQKEKGRDKDRSSTLDEKKHAGQFLGYNGQKVSQNSNLAEDFRDSKFVQGRRIRDEGPGAGDRFAEKFMVNDKKRDEQMVRLVAKTANTPAEGMEKNKRSDDSRLDAQRIREDTSSGQNAMVPNLGGAVKARAEGIPGQVENNTERRGEGKEKTKEKESNDKIKDKHKEKKSHGKEKDRDREKHEAAVKAKSEHRNLEQDNLKGSKKDDPVGTKTQKSLDPFDVGNKGAVAVENLHKRKDREKNGFFHVDDIKPNKQPRTTSSHPLTDNGRTLEFCEAPIAPTSDTPKARTSVKADNNERKVNGIIEAQLSSISSTKHLSTSAKASQTDKVFMKPPHPDTKYLSQVLLVPEMEEWPDFDDQAWLFSSNESQSKKKPKVGFPEIDETPHVWSEALQIESADVYALPYVIPY, encoded by the exons ATGTCGCGTTGCTTTCCTTTTCCACCACCAGGATACGAAAAGAAGGCTAGGATTGAGAACGAGGACTTACTAAAAAAG GAgaaggaaaaagagaagaagcatAAGAAGGAGAAGAAGGACAAGGACAAAGACAAGGAcaaggaaaagagagaaaaaaaggaaaaaaaagagaaagataaAAGTGATGGAAAGCATAAAGATAAgaaagacaaaaaagaaaaacacagagacaaaaagaaggaaaaggataGAGATAAAGAGAAAGATAGAAGTAATATCTCCGATGAGAAGAAGTTTCATGGTCTTCCAGGGGGTCAAAATGGGGAGAAAATCTCAGATGAGAAGATACTTCCTGGAAAATCTGAAGGTCAAAGTGGGGACAAGTTTATTCAGAAAGAGAAAGGTAGGGATAAAGACCGAAGCAGTACCTTGGATGAGAAGAAGCATGCTGGACAATTTTTGGGTTATAATGGGCAAAAGGTTAGCCAGAATAGCAATCTCGCTGAAGATTTCCGGGATTCTAAATTTGTGCAAGGGAGGAGGATCAGAGATGAAGGTCCAGGAGCTGGGGACCGATTTGCAGAGAAGTTTATGGTTAACGACAAAAAGCGAGATGAGCAAATGGTCAGATTGGTGGCTAAGACTGCCAACACGCCGGCTGAAGGGATGGAAAAGAACAAGAGAAGTGATGATAGTAGGTTGGATGCGCAAAGAATCAGGGAGGATACAAGCTCTGGTCAAAATGCTATGGTCCCGAACCTTGGTGGTGCAGTTAAAGCTAGAGCTGAAGGGATCCCTGGACAAGTGGAGAATAATACCGAGAGGCGAGgagaagggaaagaaaaaaccaaagaaaaagaaagcaatgATAAAATCAAGGATAAGCACAAGGAGAAAAAAAGTCACGGGAAAGAGAAGGATAGGGACAGAGAGAAGCATGAAGCGGCAGTGAAGGCCAAAAGTGAACATCGGAATTTGGAGCAGGATAATTTGAAAGGAAGCAAGAAAGATGACCCTGTAGGTACCAAAACTCAAAAATCATTGGATCCTTTCGACGTAGGTAACAAGGGTGCTGTTGCTGTGGAAAATCTCCACAAGCGCAAGGACCGGGAAAAAAATGGATTCTTTCATG TTGATGACATTAAACCCAATAAGCAGCCGAGAACTACTTCCTCTCATCCATTGACGGACAATGGAAGGACATTGGAATTTTGTGAAGCTCCCATTGCACCTACTTCAGATACCCCCAAAGCAAGAACCAGTGTTAAAGCTGATAATAACGAACGCAAGGTGAATGGTATTATTGAAGCTCAGCTGTCATCTATCTCCTCAACAAAGCATTTATCAACTAGTGCAAAAGCTAGTCAGACTGATAAAGTATTTATGAAACCACCGCACCCAGATACCAAGTATTTAAGCCAGGTACTTTTAGTTCCCGAAATGGAAGAATGGCCTGATTTTGATGACCAAGCATGGCTATTTAGCAGCAATGAATCTCAATCAAAGAAAAAACCCAAGGTGGGATTTCCTGAGATTGATGAGACCCCACATGTATGGTCAGAGGCTCTGCAAATAGAGTCAGCGGATGTTTATGCTCTACCATATGTTATTCCATACTGA